One genomic region from Candidatus Zixiibacteriota bacterium encodes:
- the rsmH gene encoding 16S rRNA (cytosine(1402)-N(4))-methyltransferase RsmH has protein sequence MKRSRIGTIYHKPALKEKVIECLITDRSGTYVDATLGTGGHAEAVLEELNEGGKLLGIDRDSDSLRISKERLRRFGKKVDFFSQSYSHLPEILKSLNLEKISGVLFDLGLSSYQLENPERGFSYSIYGPLDMRFDQSEGTIALDVVNEYPAEELTRIFKEYGEERFSKKIAQAIVQNRRIKKIETTKELKDIVKSILKTKGDIKTLSRIFQALRIEVNDELSELKNGLDAGIEALAPGGRVCVISYHSVEDRIVKSRFSELAKGCTCPPDFPVCTCGGKKVLKILTRKPVIPDEKEIEENPRARSAKLRVAEKIG, from the coding sequence TTGAAGAGATCGAGGATTGGAACGATTTACCATAAACCGGCACTTAAAGAGAAAGTAATTGAATGTCTAATTACTGACAGGTCAGGAACATATGTCGATGCGACCCTGGGAACCGGAGGACATGCAGAAGCGGTTTTAGAAGAGCTGAATGAGGGAGGAAAGCTCTTAGGGATTGATAGAGATAGCGATTCTTTAAGGATTTCAAAAGAAAGACTCAGGAGGTTTGGAAAGAAGGTGGATTTTTTCAGTCAGAGTTATAGCCATCTTCCTGAGATATTAAAAAGCCTGAATTTAGAGAAGATAAGCGGGGTCCTATTTGACTTGGGTCTATCCTCTTATCAATTAGAGAATCCGGAAAGAGGTTTTAGCTACTCTATATATGGTCCACTGGATATGAGATTTGACCAGAGTGAAGGAACAATAGCGTTAGATGTCGTAAATGAATATCCAGCTGAAGAACTTACCAGGATTTTCAAAGAATATGGGGAGGAAAGGTTTTCTAAAAAGATAGCTCAGGCAATTGTCCAGAACAGGAGAATAAAAAAGATAGAAACCACCAAAGAACTCAAGGATATAGTGAAAAGCATATTAAAAACGAAGGGCGATATCAAAACTCTTTCCCGGATTTTTCAGGCTTTAAGAATTGAGGTAAATGATGAGCTTTCTGAATTAAAAAATGGGCTGGATGCCGGGATTGAAGCTTTAGCTCCGGGAGGAAGGGTCTGCGTTATCTCCTATCATTCCGTGGAAGATAGAATCGTCAAGAGTAGATTCTCTGAACTGGCTAAAGGATGCACCTGTCCACCGGATTTTCCAGTCTGCACCTGCGGAGGAAAGAAAGTGCTGAAAATCCTGACCAGGAAACCGGTTATTCCGGATGAGAAAGAGATCGAAGAAAATCCAAGAGCCAGAAGCGCAAAATTAAGGGTAGCAGAAAAGATCGGATAA
- the mraZ gene encoding division/cell wall cluster transcriptional repressor MraZ, with amino-acid sequence MPLTKNSYNYSLDHKGRVSLPAKFRKTNSSTLCDTYMITVGLEGCLAVYSMDQWDNFIGKLKKLRSNKKDIRRYLRIIFSNATESQLDKQGRMSISQELLADAKIEKEVRIIKLPDRIELWNPELFKKYKEGGEGEKPIEEIVEEIEDWNDLP; translated from the coding sequence ATGCCCCTCACCAAAAATTCCTATAATTACTCACTCGACCACAAAGGGAGAGTTAGCCTTCCAGCTAAATTCAGAAAAACTAATAGTTCAACGCTTTGCGATACTTATATGATAACGGTCGGGCTGGAAGGTTGTCTGGCAGTCTATTCTATGGATCAATGGGATAATTTCATCGGAAAACTTAAAAAACTGCGTTCAAATAAAAAGGATATAAGACGCTACTTACGAATCATTTTCTCAAATGCCACTGAATCTCAGTTAGATAAACAGGGAAGGATGAGTATCTCGCAAGAGCTTCTGGCAGACGCCAAAATAGAAAAAGAAGTGCGAATAATCAAGTTACCAGATCGGATCGAGCTCTGGAATCCAGAGTTGTTCAAGAAGTATAAGGAAGGTGGAGAAGGAGAAAAACCGATTGAGGAGATAGTTGAAGAGATCGAGGATTGGAACGATTTACCATAA
- a CDS encoding C25 family cysteine peptidase: protein MAKKFFLSCVVLSILHSFCFSQSTYQVNFSEEELQFQKKGNYDYIQLKKGESEEEIEKPVLPFRIFNLLIPENKVVDTVLCETENEKLLGNYFICPGFRKEKTDGMPVEDLPVFDSTVYFSDEVYPQEPYKIISSDYLEGNHILSLALYPLKYFPKSQNLLLNKSLKLTIILKEAPSRRVYPKIGLEEKNRLSAAFLGDLLYNPEELPQYSRTPEYKAGASDQPVYLIITSEELRNSFFPLIEWKTQKGLRAKIVTTDSIMNSCSGRDLQEKTRNFLIQSYPDGLLWILLGGDGDIVPFRYAYHANTSSPIPIIDQQICDLYYADLDGDWDKDGDGVYGEPTDDSPDLYPELFVGRAPVKTPEEADVFVQKIINYEKNPGSGDYSFLKKALWLSSDQMRDWETVGQHTLVSQQVDQSFFQDLQSLVESPSGSAENPTDPSGSKCIEVLNQGWGIIGVFAHGKSNGFVASSNLINQWPKSCVYSDSNIDDGNGHLNNLNNSNKLGIIYSISCDQTALDVETEPTLGTPPCIGKSFLISKDKGAVAFLGYSRWGWVSTSYKLASEFMKNLFKPEYEYHIGIAEAFSKTAYSIYRDLNYGHNLLGDPEMQIWTEVPCSLEVNYPYDLSSDSIFIVQVKVKGLPLPDAKVVVSQKDTLFFTGITGQESNTSIPLLNLRPGEVNLTVTKHNFLPFEAKMNLSAKSDVKDSDKGLDLNLSLGLNYPNPFNPSTTIPFKVGSLKSGVGSPLLTSLKIYNILGQLVRTLVNDEKLPGNYQVIWDGKDQRGNLVSSGIYFYQLRAGDYQETKKMSLVR from the coding sequence TTGGCTAAGAAATTCTTTTTAAGTTGTGTAGTTCTTTCGATATTACACTCATTTTGTTTTTCACAGTCGACCTATCAAGTAAATTTCTCAGAAGAAGAGCTTCAATTTCAGAAAAAAGGTAATTATGATTATATTCAGCTAAAAAAAGGTGAATCCGAGGAAGAGATTGAAAAACCTGTACTTCCTTTCAGGATTTTTAACCTTTTAATTCCTGAGAATAAAGTCGTCGATACGGTTCTGTGCGAGACTGAGAACGAGAAGCTTCTCGGAAACTATTTTATTTGCCCTGGTTTTAGAAAAGAGAAAACCGATGGAATGCCAGTCGAGGATTTACCTGTATTTGACTCTACAGTTTACTTCTCTGATGAGGTGTATCCTCAAGAACCATATAAGATTATAAGCTCAGATTATTTAGAGGGGAATCATATTTTGAGCCTGGCTTTATATCCTTTAAAGTATTTTCCGAAATCCCAGAACCTTTTATTAAACAAGAGCTTAAAGCTAACCATCATTCTAAAGGAAGCTCCATCGAGAAGAGTTTATCCTAAAATAGGTTTAGAGGAAAAAAATAGACTGTCAGCAGCTTTTCTTGGTGATTTACTTTACAATCCTGAAGAGCTTCCTCAATATTCCCGCACGCCTGAATACAAAGCCGGAGCCTCGGATCAACCTGTATATCTAATAATCACTTCAGAAGAGTTGAGGAATTCCTTTTTCCCTCTGATTGAATGGAAAACTCAAAAAGGGTTAAGGGCAAAGATCGTTACGACTGATAGCATAATGAATTCCTGTAGTGGCAGAGACCTCCAGGAAAAAACCAGAAATTTCCTGATCCAATCTTATCCTGATGGTCTTTTGTGGATCCTTTTAGGTGGAGACGGAGATATAGTCCCGTTCAGATACGCCTACCATGCCAATACCTCTTCCCCCATTCCGATTATTGACCAGCAGATCTGCGACCTTTATTATGCGGATTTAGATGGAGACTGGGATAAAGATGGAGATGGGGTTTATGGGGAGCCGACTGATGATTCTCCTGACTTGTATCCTGAGCTTTTTGTCGGGAGAGCACCTGTAAAAACTCCAGAAGAAGCGGACGTTTTCGTCCAGAAGATAATAAATTACGAGAAAAACCCGGGGTCTGGTGATTATTCCTTTCTCAAAAAAGCGTTGTGGCTAAGCTCTGACCAGATGAGAGACTGGGAAACAGTCGGACAGCATACTTTGGTCTCCCAGCAGGTCGACCAGAGTTTTTTCCAGGACCTGCAGAGTTTAGTAGAATCTCCTTCAGGAAGTGCTGAAAACCCCACTGATCCCTCAGGCTCAAAATGTATTGAGGTTCTAAATCAGGGATGGGGAATAATCGGGGTATTTGCTCACGGGAAATCAAACGGTTTTGTCGCCAGTTCCAATCTTATAAACCAATGGCCCAAAAGCTGTGTTTATTCGGATTCCAATATCGATGATGGCAATGGTCATTTGAATAACCTGAATAACAGCAATAAGTTAGGAATCATTTACTCGATTTCCTGTGACCAAACCGCGCTGGATGTTGAAACTGAGCCGACTTTAGGAACTCCGCCCTGTATAGGAAAAAGTTTCCTGATCTCCAAAGATAAAGGAGCAGTCGCCTTTTTAGGGTATTCCCGCTGGGGCTGGGTTTCTACCTCTTACAAGTTAGCTTCAGAATTTATGAAAAATCTTTTCAAACCTGAATATGAATATCACATCGGAATAGCTGAAGCCTTTTCAAAAACAGCCTACTCAATTTACAGGGACTTGAATTACGGACATAACCTCTTAGGTGACCCGGAGATGCAAATCTGGACCGAAGTACCTTGTTCTCTTGAAGTTAATTACCCTTATGATCTCTCATCCGATTCTATCTTTATCGTGCAGGTTAAAGTAAAAGGATTACCATTGCCTGATGCAAAAGTAGTTGTAAGCCAAAAGGATACACTCTTTTTCACAGGTATAACGGGTCAGGAAAGCAATACTTCCATCCCTCTTTTAAATTTAAGACCGGGTGAGGTTAACCTGACTGTTACTAAACACAACTTTTTACCTTTTGAAGCTAAAATGAACCTTAGTGCCAAATCAGATGTAAAAGATTCTGATAAAGGATTAGATCTAAACCTCTCCCTGGGACTTAACTATCCTAATCCCTTTAACCCCTCGACCACCATCCCCTTCAAAGTTGGGAGTTTGAAGTCTGGCGTTGGGAGTCCCCTCCTCACATCCCTGAAAATCTACAATATCCTCGGACAATTGGTGAGGACTCTGGTGAACGATGAAAAACTTCCTGGAAATTACCAGGTCATCTGGGATGGAAAAGACCAAAGGGGAAACTTGGTGTCATCCGGGATTTACTTCTATCAGTTAAGGGCTGGTGATTATCAGGAAACTAAAAAGATGAGTCTGGTGAGGTAA
- a CDS encoding rhomboid family intramembrane serine protease → MLPLKDDIPSYKKPIVTPLLIGINVLVFLYQFSLGPGVEGLVLKYGAIPYKITHLGKVTHYATFPVPLTLFTSMFLHGGFLHLLGNMLYLWIFGDNMEDRLGRFKFILLYLISGLAASFSHILTSPNSTVPMIGASGAIAGVLGAYMVAFPYARVLTLVFFGFFARIIKIPAFFVLGFWFILQLIYALPSLGAQSAGGVAFFAHIGGFLAGILLFYILR, encoded by the coding sequence ATGCTTCCGCTAAAAGACGACATACCTTCTTATAAGAAACCAATAGTAACTCCTCTGCTCATCGGGATAAATGTCCTGGTTTTCCTATATCAATTTTCCTTAGGTCCTGGAGTAGAAGGACTTGTGCTTAAATATGGTGCGATACCTTACAAGATTACACACCTTGGTAAAGTGACCCATTATGCCACTTTCCCTGTTCCTCTGACCCTTTTTACCTCCATGTTTCTTCACGGGGGTTTTCTGCATCTTTTGGGGAATATGCTTTACTTATGGATATTCGGAGACAACATGGAGGACAGATTAGGCAGATTTAAGTTCATCCTCTTATATCTGATCTCAGGTCTGGCAGCCAGCTTCTCGCATATACTGACTTCACCCAATTCTACAGTGCCAATGATCGGAGCCTCAGGAGCTATTGCCGGGGTGTTGGGGGCTTATATGGTGGCATTTCCCTATGCCAGGGTGTTGACTCTGGTCTTTTTCGGATTCTTTGCCAGGATAATAAAGATACCAGCATTTTTTGTTCTCGGATTCTGGTTTATACTGCAGTTGATATATGCTCTTCCGTCTTTAGGTGCTCAGAGCGCAGGAGGGGTTGCTTTTTTTGCTCATATAGGAGGGTTTTTAGCTGGGATTCTGTTGTTTTATATATTGAGATAA
- a CDS encoding M23 family metallopeptidase — protein sequence MKKMIFCLFLTLCLFTLSFSQEGYIFPLKESRELSSIFADHRNFHFHSGIDFKTGEKTGLEVYAAKSGWVYRLFASWWGYGKAVYLKHPDGKLTLYAHLSDFSEKLKKIVTDEQLKNKRYRVDIFLQDTIWIEQRELIGYSGETGTGEPHFHFEIRDEKNRPLNPLTSGFSIPDTIPPVFTSIGIRPLNLNSYVDDSTNIMIYPLRFDSKQQVYSSTEIPIVERNIGIEISAYDQMAEKGSRFGVYKLELFLDSLLVFSTHYDTVDFESSWKVELDRDFGLLKKKEGEFYKLYLDYGNDLPMYHSINRGFLEFPDSGLHQLVILAFDAPGNISRSKLVLKAIRPRVYEVLKTENPRLFMTINQDKIITQSEDGLASVEIDSGSVFRKIALQVKKLGLPRNARLRSSFYSFLPSDVPLARNAKITIRCTKGKCRLAKTGLYEFFDSAYKFTGHEIDTANNSISGEVRDLSTYVLLEDRKTPEIRELYPKPGQKISVKKIIISARVSDDLSGIGNDQDIEVYLDGDWQIPEYDPEKLILICKPVKVLSLGWHKLVIKAQDRMRNTKIIKSRFKII from the coding sequence ATGAAGAAGATGATTTTCTGCCTGTTCTTGACTTTATGCTTGTTCACCCTCTCTTTTTCTCAAGAAGGATATATTTTCCCACTTAAAGAAAGCAGGGAGCTTTCTTCGATCTTTGCCGACCATAGAAACTTTCATTTTCATTCAGGTATCGATTTTAAGACCGGGGAGAAGACCGGGCTTGAGGTCTACGCTGCAAAATCCGGCTGGGTATACCGTCTTTTTGCCTCCTGGTGGGGTTATGGCAAAGCCGTTTATCTAAAACACCCGGATGGAAAACTTACCCTGTATGCTCACCTTTCAGATTTTTCGGAGAAGCTAAAGAAAATCGTGACTGATGAACAGTTGAAAAATAAAAGATATAGGGTGGATATTTTCCTCCAGGATACAATCTGGATAGAACAGCGTGAGCTGATCGGATATTCGGGTGAGACTGGAACTGGAGAGCCTCATTTTCATTTTGAAATCAGGGATGAGAAGAATAGGCCGTTAAATCCACTCACATCCGGGTTTTCAATCCCGGATACAATCCCTCCGGTCTTCACCAGCATAGGGATAAGACCTTTAAACCTGAATTCGTATGTGGATGACTCAACAAATATCATGATTTATCCTCTGCGTTTTGATTCCAAGCAACAAGTTTATTCCTCAACAGAAATCCCGATTGTGGAAAGAAATATTGGTATCGAAATCTCAGCTTATGATCAGATGGCAGAAAAAGGGAGCAGGTTTGGAGTCTACAAACTGGAGCTTTTCCTGGATAGTCTGCTGGTGTTCTCCACTCATTATGATACCGTAGATTTCGAAAGTAGCTGGAAAGTTGAGCTGGACCGTGATTTTGGGCTACTGAAGAAGAAAGAAGGAGAGTTTTATAAGCTCTATCTGGATTATGGCAATGATTTGCCTATGTATCATTCCATAAACAGAGGATTTCTCGAATTTCCGGACAGCGGACTTCATCAGCTCGTAATTTTAGCTTTTGATGCCCCTGGAAATATCTCCAGGTCAAAGCTGGTTCTGAAGGCAATTCGTCCGCGCGTATATGAGGTTTTGAAGACTGAAAATCCCAGACTTTTTATGACCATAAACCAGGACAAAATAATCACACAGAGCGAGGATGGACTGGCGAGTGTTGAGATAGACTCAGGCTCGGTTTTTAGAAAGATTGCCCTGCAGGTTAAGAAATTAGGCTTACCCAGAAATGCTAGGCTGAGAAGCTCTTTTTATTCTTTTCTGCCGTCAGATGTCCCGTTAGCCAGAAATGCAAAAATCACTATCCGATGCACGAAAGGCAAGTGTCGACTGGCAAAAACCGGACTATATGAGTTCTTTGACAGCGCATATAAATTCACAGGGCATGAAATAGATACCGCAAACAATTCGATTTCCGGAGAGGTGCGAGATCTGTCAACCTACGTGCTCTTAGAGGATAGGAAAACTCCGGAGATAAGAGAGCTTTATCCAAAACCGGGTCAAAAGATAAGCGTAAAAAAGATAATCATATCCGCAAGGGTTTCAGATGACCTATCGGGAATAGGAAATGATCAGGATATAGAGGTTTACCTGGACGGGGATTGGCAGATACCGGAGTATGACCCCGAAAAACTCATTTTAATCTGCAAACCTGTAAAGGTTTTGTCTCTTGGATGGCACAAACTGGTTATCAAGGCTCAGGACAGGATGCGAAATACCAAAATAATCAAAAGCAGGTTTAAAATAATTTAG
- a CDS encoding S8 family serine peptidase → MLSLRHFLVITVLTTAVLPCSRVCAQNVYYYSYEVKKPLALSQEKVTIKFLPTMTQDSVNNFIFSEAAFDQNVEPEPTMEDFLVLHVLPGTDIESLIQKLRAKSEVVMANPVYSTLDPMECLVTDQFVAQFYPSVSRSYIDSLNVEHGVIIVDSIPDFPNFFILKLTGSIDKDVLQTANKYNEDLSTYYSHPDFIIEIVLTSFTPNDSFFQHQWNYENTGQIGGKIDADIDAPLAWEICKGNADLPIAVIDDGVELHEDLPNLAQGYDVVGYNTFHPQEDWDPTPGDYCAHGQICAGLIAATQNNSLGISGLAPLCPIVPIKNSDDSMCYPWRFTTQVVTAFAMAGALGAKIASNSWIITTCDSTPWPDIIEAINFFIRPKPSNPEGGVVVFSTGNFGGCIFFPANMDSVIAVGASDSLDRYWSYSSYGPQLAVLAPSGYINLEGDIWSTDLMGARGYNPHFPGPANVNYTARFGGTSAACPQVAATAALIKAQWWRLYPALPCSSYQVKEIIEKSAEDSCYLFQAGGPDTTECFSLRYGYGRLNAFRALLAISRGDANNDKSLTVGDVTYLVNFLFKHGPIPVPVVEMGDANCDGSVTVADVVYLNAYLFRGGPKPKICYKYPHNY, encoded by the coding sequence ATGCTTTCACTGAGACATTTTCTAGTAATAACAGTGCTGACAACAGCAGTCTTACCATGCTCTCGAGTCTGTGCTCAGAATGTATACTATTATTCTTACGAGGTGAAGAAACCCTTAGCGCTTTCACAAGAGAAGGTTACTATCAAGTTCTTGCCAACAATGACCCAAGACAGCGTAAACAATTTTATTTTCTCCGAGGCCGCCTTTGACCAAAATGTGGAACCAGAACCAACAATGGAAGACTTTTTGGTCCTGCATGTTTTACCGGGTACCGATATTGAAAGTTTGATTCAAAAACTCAGAGCGAAGAGTGAAGTCGTCATGGCAAATCCCGTTTACTCGACGTTAGACCCTATGGAATGTCTCGTTACAGATCAGTTCGTTGCTCAATTTTATCCTTCGGTGTCCCGTTCCTATATCGACAGCCTGAACGTTGAACATGGGGTTATCATCGTCGATTCAATACCGGACTTTCCCAATTTTTTCATCTTGAAGCTTACTGGCTCTATTGATAAAGATGTGTTACAAACTGCTAATAAGTACAATGAAGATTTGTCCACCTATTATTCACACCCTGATTTCATAATAGAGATCGTCTTGACCTCGTTTACTCCCAACGATTCATTTTTTCAGCATCAGTGGAATTATGAAAACACGGGCCAGATTGGTGGAAAGATCGATGCGGATATAGATGCTCCTTTAGCCTGGGAAATATGCAAAGGCAATGCAGATTTGCCAATTGCTGTTATCGACGATGGAGTCGAGCTGCATGAGGATTTGCCTAACTTGGCACAGGGATATGATGTTGTAGGATATAATACTTTTCACCCACAAGAAGACTGGGACCCGACGCCCGGTGATTATTGCGCACATGGACAAATTTGTGCCGGTCTTATTGCCGCTACCCAAAACAATTCCCTTGGAATATCAGGTTTGGCTCCCCTTTGCCCAATAGTTCCAATTAAGAACTCTGATGACTCTATGTGCTACCCGTGGAGGTTTACTACACAAGTGGTTACAGCTTTCGCTATGGCAGGAGCCTTGGGTGCGAAAATAGCAAGTAACAGTTGGATAATAACCACTTGCGACTCCACGCCTTGGCCAGATATAATCGAAGCGATTAATTTCTTCATCCGTCCAAAACCTTCCAATCCTGAAGGAGGCGTAGTGGTGTTCTCAACTGGCAACTTCGGAGGTTGTATATTCTTCCCCGCTAATATGGACTCCGTAATAGCAGTTGGTGCTTCAGACAGTCTGGACAGATACTGGTCTTATAGCTCCTACGGACCTCAATTGGCGGTGTTAGCGCCAAGTGGATATATTAATCTTGAAGGAGATATATGGAGTACGGATCTTATGGGAGCAAGAGGTTATAACCCTCATTTCCCAGGTCCTGCGAATGTAAATTATACTGCCAGATTTGGTGGGACTTCAGCAGCATGCCCTCAAGTGGCAGCGACTGCAGCCTTAATAAAGGCACAATGGTGGCGTCTCTATCCCGCTCTTCCTTGTTCCAGCTATCAGGTAAAGGAAATAATTGAAAAATCCGCTGAAGACTCCTGTTACCTTTTTCAAGCCGGCGGTCCAGATACTACTGAATGTTTCAGCCTGCGTTATGGTTATGGTAGGCTGAACGCCTTTCGCGCGCTTTTGGCCATCAGTCGTGGAGATGCGAATAACGATAAATCTCTAACTGTGGGGGATGTAACCTATCTGGTAAACTTTTTATTTAAGCATGGTCCGATACCGGTTCCGGTTGTAGAAATGGGGGACGCAAATTGCGATGGGAGTGTTACTGTTGCTGATGTGGTGTATCTAAATGCTTATCTCTTTCGAGGGGGACCGAAACCAAAAATTTGCTATAAATATCCCCACAACTATTAA
- a CDS encoding peptidylprolyl isomerase: protein MMKTMRKMTRSILWIVIAAFVGTIVFAWGMEFTSRKSKQGVIAVINGKDIPYQSFQYLYEQKLRDAEKKSDEVTDQVAKDLRDQAWSELVDQTLLAQEVKKKGIVITNKELYEFMKRFPPKEIMESEGFQTNGKFDYNKYLQALTDPRVPWGQIEGLIRNQLMVGKLQESIIGSIRINDQEVYRKYVNDNQKVRVNYIFVPTTEFPASGIKLDQSEIQKYYDENKDKFKMTERAILRFVEFPKAPSKEDEEKTKSRLVEIRDLALKGEDFAGLAKEYSEDQATKKNGGDLGWFRKGSMKKSFDEVAFTLKPGEISEPVKTEYSFYLIKLLDKRKTKEGEEIHASHIALKVAPSEVTFNKIKSRIDEFLLKARKMGFDKAAAEEKLDVKESGMFIKGSFIPDLGFSAEANKFAFENKPGKISDPIESQVFYYVVQVKERKPAGIPPLSDAEPFVKQALLNKKQYELAYQKGTKIYEEIKKGKDFKKAAEENNEKVMDSGEFYRSSYVSGVGQIPEFAGTAFALNEKGQVCSPVELTTGTYILQLVSKSAVNDSLYQTQSDSLKVNLLRRKQYDFYTQWFDNLKKNAKIQDFRDQYYKETY from the coding sequence ATGATGAAGACAATGCGCAAGATGACCCGCTCAATTTTGTGGATAGTGATTGCCGCCTTTGTGGGAACCATAGTCTTTGCCTGGGGGATGGAGTTCACTTCAAGAAAATCAAAACAGGGGGTCATCGCGGTGATAAACGGAAAAGATATACCTTACCAGTCGTTCCAGTATCTATATGAGCAGAAGCTGAGGGATGCAGAGAAAAAGTCCGACGAGGTCACTGACCAGGTAGCTAAAGACCTGAGAGATCAAGCCTGGTCAGAGTTGGTTGACCAGACCCTTCTCGCCCAGGAGGTGAAGAAAAAAGGGATAGTCATTACCAACAAGGAGCTTTACGAGTTTATGAAAAGATTCCCACCCAAGGAGATAATGGAAAGCGAGGGTTTCCAGACCAATGGAAAGTTCGATTACAACAAATACCTGCAGGCCCTGACCGACCCAAGAGTGCCCTGGGGTCAAATAGAAGGGCTGATCAGGAACCAGCTCATGGTTGGCAAACTGCAGGAGAGCATAATCGGCTCAATTCGCATAAATGACCAGGAGGTCTACAGAAAATATGTGAATGATAACCAGAAAGTCAGGGTGAATTATATCTTCGTCCCCACTACAGAGTTTCCTGCCTCGGGTATAAAACTCGACCAGTCAGAAATTCAAAAATACTATGACGAAAATAAAGATAAATTCAAGATGACAGAAAGGGCGATCTTGAGATTCGTGGAATTTCCCAAAGCCCCTTCTAAGGAGGATGAAGAGAAGACGAAATCGAGACTTGTGGAGATCCGGGACCTGGCTCTAAAAGGGGAGGATTTCGCTGGATTGGCAAAAGAGTATTCTGAGGACCAAGCCACCAAAAAGAATGGAGGAGATTTAGGCTGGTTTAGAAAAGGATCAATGAAGAAGTCGTTTGATGAAGTTGCCTTTACCTTAAAACCGGGTGAGATCTCTGAGCCAGTGAAGACAGAGTATAGCTTCTACCTGATAAAGCTACTGGATAAAAGAAAAACTAAGGAAGGAGAAGAGATTCACGCCAGCCATATTGCATTAAAAGTAGCCCCTTCTGAGGTGACTTTTAACAAAATCAAAAGCAGGATAGATGAATTTTTGCTAAAAGCCAGAAAGATGGGTTTCGATAAGGCTGCGGCTGAAGAAAAACTTGACGTCAAGGAAAGCGGGATGTTCATTAAAGGTAGTTTTATTCCCGATTTAGGCTTTTCAGCAGAGGCAAACAAATTCGCCTTCGAGAACAAACCTGGTAAGATTAGCGATCCGATAGAATCTCAGGTTTTCTACTACGTAGTACAGGTAAAGGAGAGGAAACCGGCGGGGATACCTCCTCTCTCTGATGCTGAGCCTTTTGTCAAACAGGCTCTTTTGAATAAGAAACAATACGAATTGGCTTATCAGAAAGGCACCAAAATCTACGAAGAGATAAAGAAGGGCAAGGATTTCAAAAAAGCAGCAGAAGAAAACAACGAAAAAGTCATGGACTCAGGCGAGTTTTACAGGAGTTCTTACGTTTCCGGAGTAGGTCAAATCCCGGAGTTTGCCGGTACTGCTTTTGCCTTAAATGAGAAGGGCCAGGTTTGCTCACCAGTTGAATTGACCACAGGGACTTATATATTACAACTGGTATCGAAATCTGCAGTTAACGATAGCCTTTATCAGACTCAAAGCGATTCTCTTAAGGTCAACCTGCTGCGTAGAAAACAATATGATTTCTATACTCAGTGGTTTGACAACCTGAAAAAGAACGCCAAGATACAGGATTTCCGCGACCAGTATTATAAAGAGACCTATTAA